One Archangium violaceum genomic window, CCGCTCGCCGGCCGCCGTGCCAGTATCTGGGCACGTCCGAGAGGTCGAAGCGAAGGTCGCGCACCTCCGGGGGCTCCCTTCTTGGCGCCAGGTTCGTCATGCGAGTCCCTCCTTTTCCTTGCGCTGCTCGGCGGTGAGCAGGATGCGGATGGCGGTGATGGCGGATTCTACGTCCGGTGGATCTCCGGTGATGGCATCCCGGTACAGAAACGACTCTCCAATCCGGATGATGACATAGGCCAGGGCATCCAGGTCCATCGCGGGCCGGATGTGGCCGGCCCGCACGCCGTCCTCCAGCGCCGCGCGGACACTCGCGGCGTTGCGCTGCTCCACCGTGCTGCTCTTCGACATCAGGACGCGCATCGCGTACTCGGGGTCCTGCTGTACGAAGCGCCGGAGGGGCTCGTCCTCGACGATGAAGTGGAGCAGCCGCTGCGTGATGTCGGTGATGAGTTCGGCCCCTTCGCCACGCGCCTCCCGGCGGGCGGTGTCGAGCGCCTCGGCGAACAAGGACGAGAGGACCTCGCCATAGAGCAGCTCGCGGGTGCCCACCCAGCGGAACACGGTGGCCCGGCTGACGCCCAGCTCCTGCGCCATGCGCCCGATGTCGAAGCGCTCGCCCTTCATCCACCAGTCCATCGCCAGGGCGAACAGATCCTGGGGCGTGGCCCGCGCGGGCGCTTCGAGCCTCCGGGTGAGGGGAGTCACCGGGAGGCTCTGCTGCGTGCTCCGGGCGGGACGCTTCAGGCGTTCGGGTCGCCGCGCGGCGGCACGGCGGTTGGGCTCGCGGGTGCGTTTCATGTCGTGGGGTTCGCGGGCAGCATCATCTTCCGCCACCGCCGTCGTGCACCCGCCACCAGGATGCGCTGGTAGAAGGTGGGCATCAGTCGCTGCATGAGATCGATGAAGACGGCGTCGGTGCCGATGAGCTGGCGCCGCCGGTTCTTGAGGATGGCGGAGAGGATGTCGGCCGCGGCGCGCTCGGGCGTGGTGGCGAAGAGCTTCTCGAAGTCCGAGGTCGAGTTCGGGTCCACCCAGCCCTTGCGGTGGACCATCCGGGCGCTCCGGGCGATGTTGGTCTTGATACCGCCCGGGTGGACGCTCGTGACGCCGATGGGGTGGCCCTCGACCTCCAATTCCTGGCGCAGCGCCTCCGTGAAGCCCTTCACCGCGAACTTCGCGGCGTTGTAGGCGGCTTGCGTGGGGAACGCGATGAGGCCGAAGACGCTCGAGATGTTGACGATGTGGCCTTCACCCGCGGCCTTGAGGTGCGGCAGGAAGGCCTTGGTGCCGTGCACCACGCCCCAGAAGTTGATGCCCATGAGCCACTCGAAGTCCTCGTATCGGGTGTCTTCGATGGTGGCGCCCAGGGCGACGCCGGCGTTGTTGATGACGATGTGGACGGCGCCCAGGTCCCCGGCCACGTCGTCGGCCCAGGCGTGCACCGCCTCGCGCTTCGAGACATCCACGCGCGCCGTGCGCACCTCGACGCCGTGGCCCCGGCACGTCTCCGCCGTCTCCGCGAGGCCCTGCTCGTTCACGTCGGAGATCGCCACATGGCAGCCATTGCGCGCGAGCAGCACCGCCGTCGCGAGGCCGATCCCCGACGCCGCTCCCGTGATGGCCGCGACCTTTCCCTTCACAGAATTCATGGACTGACTCCGCTCCGGTTGATTTCGTTTCCTACCATGGCCGCGACCTCCACCACCGCGTCGCGGCAGGCGCGGCTCACTCCCACCATATTGGCGAAGCCGTGGATGAGCGCATCGAAGCGGCGCAGTGACGTTCGTGTGCCAGCTTGCTGGAGCGCCCGGGCATAGGCCTCGCCCTCGTCGCGCAGCGGATCGAACCCGGCGGTGACCACCACCGCGGGCGGCAGGCCGGACAGCTCGCGGCACAGCAGCGGGGAGATCCTCGGGTCCGAGCCATCACACGCGGCGCCGGTGTACTGCTCCTGGAACCACGTGATGTCCGCCCGGGTGAGGAAGAAGCCCTCGGAGAAGTGCCCGTGCGACGCCCGTTCACAGGTGCGGTCCACCGCCGGGTAGAGCAGGAGCTGCAACGCCGGAGCGGGGAGTCCGTCGCGGACGGCGAGCTGTGAGGTGACGGCGGCCAGGTTGCCACCCGCGCTGTCTCCCCCCACCGCGACGCGAGTGGGATCCGCCCCGAGCTCACGTGCGTGCTCGCACGCCCAGGCGTAGGCGGCCATCGCATCCTCCAGGGCCGCGGGGTACGGGTGCTCGGGCGCGAGTCTGTAGTCGACGGCCAGGACGTGCAGGTGGGCGTGATGGCACAGCAGCCGGCAGGCGTTGTCGTGGGTGTCGAGGTCGCCCAGGACGAATCCTCCGCCATGGAAGAACACGAGCAGCGGCTCGCGCGGCTCGGAGCTCACCGGGGCATAGTGGCGCGCCTGGAGCGGACCGGCCGTCGTCTCCAGCACGAGCTCCCGTACTGCTCCCACGGGGATGGGTTCACCCGCGTGGACCCGGGCCTCGCGGCGCGCACGGCGGCGCGTCTCCACCGGGGGCAGGGCCGACATGGCCACGGCGCCCATGCGCTCGCGCAACGTGAGCAGCAATTGGACCTCCGGGTGCAGGGTGAGGCCGTCGCGCTGCACGGGGGGCTTGCCGGAGAGGCGGAGCTGGAGGCCCGGCGGCAGGCTCAGGAGGGCGCGAGCGACGCGGTGCTCGATCCGTTCCCGGAAGGTGAGGGTGTCTTCAGCCATGGGCCAGCATCCTCCGCGGCTCGTGTGGCAATGCAAGCGCTTGCGCGTGGCGGGTGATGGCGACGTACTCGGTGGGCTCGAAGTGCTCCACGCGGCGTTTGAACGTGGAGATGAGCCCCGGCCACAAGGTGGAGTTGCGACCCGTGGCATCGAGGTACCAGCTCGAGCACCCGCCCTGGAGCCAGACCGTTCCGCGCATCCGGGTGTCGACCTGACGGACGAACTCGGCCTGGGCCTCGGGCGTGGGCTCCACCGCTGCCAGGCCCCGTCCCTCGAGGTAGCGCAGCGCGCCGAGCACGTGTTCGATCTGGCTTTCGATCATCAGGATGACCGAGCTGTGGCCGAGCCCGGTGTTGGGCCCCTGGATCATGAAGAAGTTGGGGAACCCGCTCACCGAGGTGCCGAGGTGCGCCTGCATGGTTCCCCCCCACACCTGGGCCAGCGTGCGCCCGTCGCGTCCCCGGACCTGATGGGTGATGGGCAGGTCATTCACCTGGAACCCGGTGCCGAAGATGAGCGCGTCGACCTCGTGCTCGGTGCCGTCCGACAGGACGATGGAGTGCGTACGCACCTCGCGGATCTGCTCGGTGACGACCTCGACGTTCTCTCGGGTGAGCGAGGGGAGGTAGTCATCCGAGAGGAGGACGCGCTTGCAGCCCATCGTGTAATGGGGAGTGAGTCTGGCCCTCAGCTCCGGATTGGGGACGGATTGCTCCAGGTGCCGCACGGCGAGCCGCTGGGCGAGTCTGAGGAGCCACGGGTGCAGGAACCCGAAGGCCAGCAACTCGCGGAGCACGTAGATGAGCCAACGGGTGAGCTGCTGTGCTCCGGGCACCGTCCGGTACACCCACTGCATCGTGGGGCGGATGGCCCGGTCTCCGCGAGGGAGGACCCAGGCGGGCGTGCGCTGGAGCAGGAGCAGCTTGCCCACCTGGGGTTGGAGGCGGGGAACGAACTGGATGGCGGAGGCGCCGGTGCCGACGACCGCCACCCTGCGTCCGGCGAGGCTGTAGCCATGGTCCCACCGAGCCGAGTGCATCACCTTGCCCTGGAACGTCTCGAGGCCCGGCAGCTTGGGAATGGCCGGGTCGCTCAGGCCTCCCGCGGCGGCGATGAAGACATCCGCGGTGTAGCGTCCCTCCGAGGTCTCGATGTGCCAGCGCTGCAGACGGTCATCCCAGCGGGCCTCGCGGACCGTGTGCCCGAAGCGGAGGTGAGGCCGGATGCCGAACCTGGCGGTGCAGTCGCGGAGGTAGGCGTGGATCTCCGCCTGGGGCGAGTAGGAGCGGGACCAACCCGGGTTGGGAGCGAACGAGAAGGAATAGAGATGGGATTGCACGTCGCATGCGCAGCCCGGGTACGAGTTGTCGCGCCAGACGCCGCCGACCTCCTGTGCGCGCTCGAAGACCACGAAGTCCTCGAATCCCTCCTGCTTGAGCCGGATGGCCATCCCGAGGCCGGAGAAACCGCTTCCGGCGATGGCGACATGAAAGTGCGTGGGATGCCGTGGGGACAATCGAACCTCCTGTCCGGACGGATATCCCTCACGACACGTCATGCGTCAAGTCGAGCATATGACGCACAGGTGACGCAGTGTCAAAAATCGTCGCAGCACCCACCGCACCCGATGCGAGCCACTGTGGGTGGTGCGCGGCGCCACGGCGTAGCGCTCGCCTCCATCCTCCGGCTCTGAACCGCGGACTATTTGGACTTCGCCTTCGAGCGAGCCGCCCGCGCCTGCGCACGCTCTTCTGGGGTCATCCGTGGCCACTTCTCGGGGTACTTGAAGGTGTAGAACTCGAAGTCATCCTTCTTGTCCTCCTTGCCCTTCGCGCTGCCGAGAATCGCATCGGTGATGCGAACAAGATCCTTGCCATCCTTCTGGTTGACCCAGCTGGGAGCGGAGCGGCCCAGCTTGCGCTGTGCGGACGGGCTGTAGAAGTAGACGACGTCCCCACAGTTGCCGTCCTGTCTCATGAAGATGGGCGTCAGGAGGGTGATCATCCGCGCCAGCTTGTCGCGGTACACGAGCGACGAAGCCGCAGGGGACTTCATGTACGTACGGGCCTCCTCGTAGCGCGTGCTCTTGTAGCCCTCGAACCCCGTCTTCTGGATGACCTCCGTCGGCGTGAGGCATCCTTCCCAGCTCTCATACTTGCGCGCGACCCGGTTCATGATGGTGTGGGCAACGCCCCTCCACGAGGCCTCGCTCTGGCCGATGGACTCGCCGCACACCGTGGCGACGAAGACCTCGAAGTCCTCGCGGCTCTCGGGAGGAATGGTGGGCAGGGGTGAGTAGAGTTGGGCGGCGTGGCCCGAGAGGTCCACCGTGTCCGAGCTGCAGACTCCCGAGGCGAATACCCTGGAGACGAAGGCACCGCCGTCGAATGGCGCGAAGCCTCGGCGGCCTCGCGGCACGTTCTGCTCGTGCTCCTTGGGCGCGGCATCGTAATCCGCGATGGCCCAGAAGGGCACCACCCTGCCCCCGATTCCGGTGGGCCTCATTGCTACGAACACCTCCAGCCCACGGATCTTCTTGAGGGTCCGCACGAACTCTCGCGGAAGTTGATTCAAGTCGAGGAGCTCGTGCTCGAACTTGTTCTTCTCAATCGTCACCGTGATGGCATCGATCTTCGTCAGCCGCGAGAAGACATCTTCCGGAGTGCTCGTCGGGATGAAGAACGCGGGGGACCTGGTGGAGGCGTTGCGAAAGATATCCAGGCTCTCCTGTACGAGCTCCTCGATGAAGAGGGTCTTGAGGTAGTCGTCCAGTTCCTCGACCCGCCACCCCTCTCCCTCCGGCACACGGGCGTAAGGCTTCAATTCGAAACCGAGCACGACGAAGTCGTTGAAGTGTTCGAAGCGGCACCGGACGCCCAGCTTGCCGTCGTCGAGCAGCACTTTGAACTCCTTCAGCCGAGGCCTTGGGACTTCGAGCGCACGCAGGGGCTCCGACCGGACCTGGTCTATCGGAGCTGGGGCGGACTGCTTCTTGGCGCCCTTGCCCGTCGCGGCCTTTGGGGGTGGAGGCTTGCGCGCGAGCGTGAGCTGATATTGGAACGCAAGACTCGGCGACGACTCGACCCCGCCCACCGCCGCGAGGTCATCATTCAGCAACTCGCCGAATACTCCGAGGATGGACATGAAACCGATCTTCCATATCAGCCGTGAGGCCGCGTCCGGGTCGCCCACCTCCCATTCGATACGCACCGTCGCCTTCTCGTCGGGTGGTAGGCCCTCGGGGGGGAGGGGGAAGATGTCCAGCGTCGCTTGCATCCCCTTGAAGAGGGGCGAGATGGTCGGCGTGAGCTGCATGACGGTACCGACCTGCCTGTCGTGAAGCACCTCGATCTTGTCGAGGAAGAAGCTCCTGGCGAGCTCCTCGGGCGCGACCTTGAAGCCGATGCTCGCCTCCAGCTCGTAGGCAATGGCCCGTGAGTCCTCGGGCAGCACTTCGACGGCCTCGTTGCCAAACAGGACCGGCTCGAGCCGGTAGCCCAGACGTCCCTTTCCGATGAGCCCGAGCTCGAAGACGGAGATGCGCAGCGGCCGCGTGCCCGTCCCGTCCTTCTCGTGCACCACGAAGTTCCCTCCGTTGGGGACGATGAAGGTCTCGCGCCGATGGGGCAGTTTCTTCTCGGCGAAGCTGTCACTGGTAATGGTCCACTCGAGTCGGCAAGGCAGGCTGCCCTCCAGATTCTCGTAGCTGCCGCCTACCACCACCTGCCAGTTGTCGAGATCCTGGAGGGCTGGTTGGGACTGCTCCTCGAGCGTGAGAACGAGGTGCGGTGCCGCCCGGATTCGCACGATCCCGTCGTAGCCGAGCGGAATCTGGCAGTCGCCATGGGACTCGGCCTCTGGAGTGCTCGCGGTCTGTGCCATGGTGTTACTCCTCGCGCATGAACGGCGTGCTGCTGCTCAACGGCTTCACGTCCGTGAGCCGCACCGGCCGCGGCTTGCTCTTTTCGAGCGGGCGCCGGACCGTGAAGTTGTAGGCCACGCCCGGTGCGAGCGCCTTCAGCTCGAGGGTGGCGACGAAGTCGCCGTCGAGGTCGCAACCGCCACGCTTCCCATCCACGGTGGGAGTGGCGTACCGGATATGCTCCGACAGCTTCGGCTTGATGGGCTGGAGGTGCTCGTCCGCCTTGTCGGGATCGATGACGAGCTCGAACTCACGGGCGACATTCCACGCCCCCTTGTTCTTCGCACCAGGGAGGGGGACCTCCATGCCCTCGGAGTGGCAGCGAATCTCCAGCAATTCCCCCTTCGGCTCCACCGTCAGCTCGCCCACCCACCTCGGCGTGAAGTCATACTTGTCCTCCACCTCCAGGCTCTTGGGCTCATGGTCCTCGCTTTGCGCGACGAGCTCCAGCTTGAAGCCATTCTCGCCGTCGAGGGGGCTCTTCTTCGCGCCATGGGGTTGTGGAAACGGAACGCGCGCCGAAACGATCCAGTCCGCCGCGGTGTTCTTGTCATGGACTTCGAGCTTGTCGGGCCGCAGATGGGTGAACCCCTTGATGGGCTCCCACTTCTTCGAGCTTCCGGGAGCCTGCCGGGAGAAGCGGGCGACGTATTTGTTCAGGTCCTCCGGCGCCCCGGCCACACACGCGGAGATCTCCAGCTCGCACTGGCCCGCCTTGGGGCGGAGATGGAAGGCCAGCGGCCTCTGCGTTTCCTTCCCCTCCGCGTCCTTGGAGGGCATGTCGCGCAGGGCCACCTTCCGGTACCGGCTCGGCTCTTCGTAGGTGACCTGGATGGAATTGGACGTCTTCGCCTTCAGCTCCTCGAACTTCGCCAGGGTGATGGAGCCATCTCCTTCACCGGTGCTCTCTCCAGCGAAGGGGTACAGCACGCCCTGGCCGTTGAGGGCGATGAAGTCGAACCAGTAGTAGATCATCACACCGGGATCGATCCGGCTGTCCCGGGCGAGGTCGTCGAACATCCGCCCCGGATGGAACGAAGCGACCAGCCAGTTCTCCATCTCCGGGGTGGCGCTGATCCGCAAGCGCGTCTTGTCGGCCGGATCCGCCACATCCACGTGGAACACACCCGATGCGGCAGCCGCGCGAACCTTGTCCGCCGCGCCCCTGGCTCTGACGTTGATGATGCAACCGAGGCCGTCGGCATCGATTCGCTCGAGGGCGGGAGGCTCCTTGGGAAACTGTCCCATGATCACCCCCAGCGCCGACGCGAGCGAGACGTGCATGCGCATGGGCTGGGACTTGCGATAGGCGGCCTTGTACTTGCTGTACGCGAACGCGCCGAGTCTGGCTTTGGCGGCGGCGGGCTTGTCGTGGAAGACGAGCTCGCGTTTCTCGTCGAAGACCCACAGGGCCAGCTGCTTCGGATCGTCGCACGTGGCAGGAGCGAAGGTGAGCTTGACCTGGTTCTTTTCGGTTCCCTCGCTCTTCTGCTCCGCGGTAGCGGCCTCGAGGAGCTTGGCGGCCTGGCCGCATTTGAGGGTGCAGGACAGCCCATCCCCGGAAATATCCAGCAGCTCGAACTGGAATTTCTTCGCCGCGAGCTCGGCGAGGCCCCTCACGAGTCCCCAGCCGACCTTGATGTCCATCGCATCGGAGCAAGCCTTGAACCTGAGGAGGCCACTGATGACGTAGAGCGTCTGCTTCGGGCTCTCCCACATCGCCTTGCCCGCGCCTGACAGAGCGACGATGAAGCCGTCCTTGTCGACCTTGAACAGCGCGGGGTCCACCTGGGGACCCGCCGCGGCCAGGAGCGGACGGGCC contains:
- a CDS encoding QsdR family transcriptional regulator; its protein translation is MKRTREPNRRAAARRPERLKRPARSTQQSLPVTPLTRRLEAPARATPQDLFALAMDWWMKGERFDIGRMAQELGVSRATVFRWVGTRELLYGEVLSSLFAEALDTARREARGEGAELITDITQRLLHFIVEDEPLRRFVQQDPEYAMRVLMSKSSTVEQRNAASVRAALEDGVRAGHIRPAMDLDALAYVIIRIGESFLYRDAITGDPPDVESAITAIRILLTAEQRKEKEGLA
- a CDS encoding SDR family NAD(P)-dependent oxidoreductase, whose translation is MNSVKGKVAAITGAASGIGLATAVLLARNGCHVAISDVNEQGLAETAETCRGHGVEVRTARVDVSKREAVHAWADDVAGDLGAVHIVINNAGVALGATIEDTRYEDFEWLMGINFWGVVHGTKAFLPHLKAAGEGHIVNISSVFGLIAFPTQAAYNAAKFAVKGFTEALRQELEVEGHPIGVTSVHPGGIKTNIARSARMVHRKGWVDPNSTSDFEKLFATTPERAAADILSAILKNRRRQLIGTDAVFIDLMQRLMPTFYQRILVAGARRRWRKMMLPANPTT
- a CDS encoding alpha/beta hydrolase, whose protein sequence is MAEDTLTFRERIEHRVARALLSLPPGLQLRLSGKPPVQRDGLTLHPEVQLLLTLRERMGAVAMSALPPVETRRRARREARVHAGEPIPVGAVRELVLETTAGPLQARHYAPVSSEPREPLLVFFHGGGFVLGDLDTHDNACRLLCHHAHLHVLAVDYRLAPEHPYPAALEDAMAAYAWACEHARELGADPTRVAVGGDSAGGNLAAVTSQLAVRDGLPAPALQLLLYPAVDRTCERASHGHFSEGFFLTRADITWFQEQYTGAACDGSDPRISPLLCRELSGLPPAVVVTAGFDPLRDEGEAYARALQQAGTRTSLRRFDALIHGFANMVGVSRACRDAVVEVAAMVGNEINRSGVSP
- a CDS encoding flavin-containing monooxygenase — encoded protein: MSPRHPTHFHVAIAGSGFSGLGMAIRLKQEGFEDFVVFERAQEVGGVWRDNSYPGCACDVQSHLYSFSFAPNPGWSRSYSPQAEIHAYLRDCTARFGIRPHLRFGHTVREARWDDRLQRWHIETSEGRYTADVFIAAAGGLSDPAIPKLPGLETFQGKVMHSARWDHGYSLAGRRVAVVGTGASAIQFVPRLQPQVGKLLLLQRTPAWVLPRGDRAIRPTMQWVYRTVPGAQQLTRWLIYVLRELLAFGFLHPWLLRLAQRLAVRHLEQSVPNPELRARLTPHYTMGCKRVLLSDDYLPSLTRENVEVVTEQIREVRTHSIVLSDGTEHEVDALIFGTGFQVNDLPITHQVRGRDGRTLAQVWGGTMQAHLGTSVSGFPNFFMIQGPNTGLGHSSVILMIESQIEHVLGALRYLEGRGLAAVEPTPEAQAEFVRQVDTRMRGTVWLQGGCSSWYLDATGRNSTLWPGLISTFKRRVEHFEPTEYVAITRHAQALALPHEPRRMLAHG
- a CDS encoding cell wall hydrolase; the protein is MAQTASTPEAESHGDCQIPLGYDGIVRIRAAPHLVLTLEEQSQPALQDLDNWQVVVGGSYENLEGSLPCRLEWTITSDSFAEKKLPHRRETFIVPNGGNFVVHEKDGTGTRPLRISVFELGLIGKGRLGYRLEPVLFGNEAVEVLPEDSRAIAYELEASIGFKVAPEELARSFFLDKIEVLHDRQVGTVMQLTPTISPLFKGMQATLDIFPLPPEGLPPDEKATVRIEWEVGDPDAASRLIWKIGFMSILGVFGELLNDDLAAVGGVESSPSLAFQYQLTLARKPPPPKAATGKGAKKQSAPAPIDQVRSEPLRALEVPRPRLKEFKVLLDDGKLGVRCRFEHFNDFVVLGFELKPYARVPEGEGWRVEELDDYLKTLFIEELVQESLDIFRNASTRSPAFFIPTSTPEDVFSRLTKIDAITVTIEKNKFEHELLDLNQLPREFVRTLKKIRGLEVFVAMRPTGIGGRVVPFWAIADYDAAPKEHEQNVPRGRRGFAPFDGGAFVSRVFASGVCSSDTVDLSGHAAQLYSPLPTIPPESREDFEVFVATVCGESIGQSEASWRGVAHTIMNRVARKYESWEGCLTPTEVIQKTGFEGYKSTRYEEARTYMKSPAASSLVYRDKLARMITLLTPIFMRQDGNCGDVVYFYSPSAQRKLGRSAPSWVNQKDGKDLVRITDAILGSAKGKEDKKDDFEFYTFKYPEKWPRMTPEERAQARAARSKAKSK